A region of the Chaetodon trifascialis isolate fChaTrf1 chromosome 7, fChaTrf1.hap1, whole genome shotgun sequence genome:
TTTAAAGTCCTCTTCCCGACTCACACAGACACCCCACTTAGATAACCAACCaactgcctctctccctctcctcctacCTTCCCCTACGGATTAGTTACCTCTGGAGTGTTGCCATCTTCCCCTGCCAGTAGGGTTTGTAATGCTCAATCTTTAGCATAGTGGCACAAACACTTGGAACCGTGGAGCCACATTCACGCTGTGTTTTTGCATGCGTGTGAAGGCAGGCCAGCCAATCCGGTGAGACTCCATGCCGCACTTAAACACAGCAGCGGAACGACGGCAGGTGTCTCCGCTGACTTTCAGCAGGCTCAAACGGATGGCTCCCCCGGGAACTTTAATGGAGTTTTGATTGTTTAACATCCATTTTTACAAAAAGCACGCAGAAAAAGTGGCAGATTTTTCTCCCCAGAAGTGCGTTTGCTTCATGTCAGCGAGCATATAACCATATGGTCTTGGGAAAGAGTTAAATAAGTGATGAGGCACAGCTGACTCCTTCTCTTAGAAGCCACATTTatagaggagaaaaataatattttcacaCGTCAGCCTCGTCCGTGCTCTCAGAAAGTGCCATGAAAACAAGGGAGTGAGCAGACCAGTTCATGGGAGTCTGCTGTCTTACATGCTTCCACTTTCGCACCCGTTACAGTGCAGGTTTCActtttctcatctctgctgGCTCTGCAGAAATGCACCGCCGTCACATTTTCTGAAGTGCCATTAGCAGTATTCTGTGTGCCTGTATATTTCATAGCTATTTTGAGAATTTCAGTATGAATTGTCCATCTTCTATCATGAAAATGTGAATTCCAGGAGATGCTATGTTCACATTgtgcctttctctcttttctctcttccagcCGCCACCCAAGCAGCCTACTTCTCCCAGCAGCCCCAGGACCAGGTGGTTGTATCTGGTCAGTCAGTGACTCTGCCCTGCGTCATTGTGGGTTATCGGGGAATGGTGCAGTGGACCAAAGATGGCctggcgctgggtggagagagagacctTCCAGGTAACATCACTGCGCTCTTATATCTGTCTGCCTCGCTCTCATTTGTCTCAActgctttctctgtgtctgtctcgcTGCGATCAATGTCATGTCTCATTAGAAACcaagtctctctctgtcaaacGTTGGACTTTtacacaaattaatgtttagAGAACAATGTACCACTGACAGGTCGGCTACTGCTGCACATGCCGAACTTTAATTTGTTGCTTAGCATTTTAAGGGCCTTGTAGGAAGGTAGATAATCAATTGGCTTTTGTCACGCActgacatttaaatgtgtgGCAGCCtcagagagagggtggagaggCTTCCTCTTGACCTCAGCCACCCCATCtttattgtgtctgtgtttaaagGACAGACTCCTCATGCAGCAGCCTTCTCACGTGTTGCATTTCCAGCCTCACGCTGCTCTGCTAACACAACGGCTCAATTCCTGGCCCAGTGAGGTGCTGCTTGCTTTCATTTGTGTCTTACAGAGCCTTGCCACGTTTCTCTCGCCTTTGTTCAAGGCACAAGTCTGTTCATTTTATAGTCCTTTCATTATGTGTTTGTTcttggttggtttgtttgtctctgactCTATTCTCTGCGCTGGTTTCACGCAGGCTGGACGCGCTATTCCTTAATGGGCGACCCGCTATCAGGCGAGCACAGCTTGCTGATCGATTCGGCAGAGTTGGCGGATGACGCGGTGTATGAGTGTCAGGCTACACAGGCGGCACTGCGCTCCCACCGTGCCAAGCTCACTGTACTAGGTAAGATACACAGCTCAAGCATGATCCTCACAGCCAGCCCCCATGCCAAGGCCTGCAGGCTGGCAGCGCATGGGAACAATCAGGGGAGTGTCTTCATCACAAAGCACAGAAGCATGTAGACAAATATACACATAACACACGTACAATACACAAAAGTTAATCACATTCAAAACCCAACTCATCATagatgaataaaaaatacatcaaaacacTCTTCAAGTGATTTACAATTCATAAAACCATCTCTTATCACCACTCAAAGATAACCCCAATGTAAATCTAGTTTCCTGGTAAAATTCATGTCTTGAAAGTATAATTCAAACCAAGCAAGTCTCAGCCTAGAGATTCAGccagggaaagaaaaaaagaaaaaagaaaacccctCTGCTCTCAGTAGCAGTAATCAAGACTGTGGACGTCTAGGATAATGTGATTGCTGCAGTCACAAATGACTTGCGTAGTTGCTTGAAAGTCAGGGTCTGCACAGTTAGCAAATTTTACAGTGAGCCACAACATTTGTCAACCGCAAGGCGGTTTTTACATTAACGTGATGTGAGTGATCTACTTCTTCACACAGACGTTCAGAGGTGGAGGCGAGGAGGTGGGgggtttgaggaggaggagggccagGTCTTGTGGGAATTGGAAATGACAAAGCACTGCTGGCATCTGGTGGCATGCAAAGGAATATCACTCATTAATTAGTCCTGTCAATTGTCCATATATTCACCTACTGTACAAGCACAAGAGAGGGGGAACTCAGAGGGAACAGTTATTCAGGCATGATGCTGCAGCTTATGCCACAACACAAAGCCTTCAGTCCAGAGCCTGTTGTCCTGTGAATCGAAGTTCACTCAGGCAGGGTGGCACAGATAGGGTTGCCATGGAAAGGCACGCAGACTGAGATCACAGGCGGGATGCAAGAACATTTCAACGAAATGAACTGTTTCAGATAGCTCACCTGTGTTCATCAGCCCACCTTTCAGTGTGTCACTGTCAAAcctgcacagagcagcacagaccAGTGCGGTCatcacatgcccacacacagccagccagcCGGCAGCAAAGAAAGTTGATAAAACTGCCTTTCTACATTAAATGCACTCTGAAAGACCAAGGCAGGTGGCTCACGAgcattatttgcatttcataaaCATATAAATGAAATCTGCTGCATCGCTCAGGAACCTGCGGTTTATGTATGGACATAAGGAGTGTTAAAGAGAGAAGGGGgctttttctgtgcatgtgtatggGTGTGCACATGCCTGTATGCGTGTGTAAATCAATGTGGCCAGATGAGACCAAAGCAATCCTGCACAGTCAAAGGAGTCAACGGCGGGAGTGCAGTCAGGGGAATCGGCATGGAAATTAAAATCACCTAGCACTCGGATTCCATTAGTGTCCGTGCCGCGGCAGCGGAAGGACCTCTGACAATTCAGATACACACAGTGAAATTGGTTCGGTGGAGGGAGCGAGAAAGGCCAGCACAAACCCCATGTTTACGCCTTCTCTTATTGGATGGGGAGATAGACGCCTTCATCAGGGGTGGCACGCTTGGCTTGCCAGTGGTGCGTGCGAAACCatgcaaataaatgaacaaataagcAATTCAGTTGAAACATCACTCTGCAACAGTAAGAGCAAATAGAGTAATAATGTTAGTcccaagaaagaaaataaataaggttgagtctgttttttttccaaatgacaACTGTTCTTGGTCCTTTCTCCTGTCTGAAACTACACCTTGTTAAACAGACACATGGCCATAAGGAAATACTGTTTCCTTCTTTGCTGTTGCGATATATTGATGCAGCGCTGAGAGCAAGAGTAAGCTCAATATCGATATGACTTCCTTGTGGCTCTGCGCTGGCCTGCAGCTGtaatgagtttttttttgtttgtttgttttgagtggtgtgtttgttctgctttACAGTTCCTCCATCAGACCCTGTGGTGGAGGGTGGCCCTGTTGTACGTCTTAAGGCCCACACACCACACAACCTCACCTGCAAAGCCTCAGGAGCCAAACCTGCTGCTGAGATCACCTGGTACAGAGACGGAGAGGTCATGGAGTCTGCAATTTATTCCAAGGTACAGTGAGAGCAGATCTCTGCCCAGCATTATCATTCAATCACTAACACCCACATGGTATTATAAAACGTAGCAGCAGGCAGAAATAAATGCAAAGCTATTCAAAAGAGGAATATTTTCTCTTAGGCTATAAtactcctctttttcttccatttctctttttatttttctcatctttctcacatggtctctctgttttttttctattgccACCCTTCTCTCACGATTTGTGCGCTCACTCTCTGCAGTCCCCCTCCCATTTTCACTCAAGCCtgaccccccaccaccaccaccaccacctcctcctcctcctcctcctcctcctcctcctcctctgcctcccccccTCACTCACTAACCCCCTCCATCCCCCTTTGCTCGCTAATGCAGCGACACTACAGCATAACTGGAGCATGCCAAAGCTCAGACAGGCATGAGTGTTTCATACAGTAGAGTTTTTGCAGAGAAGAAATCACCCACAACaatgcagaaacacaatggGGATGCGCCGGAGCGTAAGCCAGCCACGGCTGGGaaagtgtcacatttttcatgGTCTCTGACCACGCTAAACGACGCTAAACGCCACATTTAAGGAGGCGAGAGCCTGCAgtgagaagggagggaggaagattgtcggagggaggggggagaggagaggaggggagaggggaggaaaggggaagaaaagaggaataGAGGGGCAAAAAGAATATAGAGTTATCTAGTGAGATAGCGTTGTGAAAAACAGAGAATTTCCAACATTAAGAAGTGAGGACTGGGGGGAGGGAAAGCTTTGTCCGAGCGAGGGGTGGTGACAGGGAGTGATGTGATTTGATCTAgcataaaaatgctttttgtgtgtctggCTGAGGAAGTGAAAGCCTATGTCCATTGATTTGGCTGTCCAGGGAAAGGCTCAGCTTGCTCTTGCTCTTTTCCAAAGATGTGTGACACTTCTTCCTCACTGTCGCCACCCAAAAAACAGACTCACAGGCACCTCTGctatcactttttttttttttttttttatgtgtgtgtgtgcagtgtgtgtatgtgtgaataaggaagggagggagaaagtgagagagcaGTGAGCCATATCCTCAGAATCTACACCTTTCCTCACTTAGGCGTATTGATTTCTGTGAGCAGTAAATAGATTTAAAAGATGATGACAAACAAGGAGCGCTGACGGGGAACACTCTCAGAAATGTGGGAACAGCACAATATCCCCCCACTGCATCATAAAATATATGATTTAACTGCCATGCCAAAGAACAGGATAGCAATTTTAATGCCtcacacatgaaaaaataagACCTGCAGTGTCATAGAGATATTCCTAAGTGGGTGCAATCGCAAATGGCAAGATACTTGCTTGTGCGACATTGAGCTGGTGCTCAGTTCTACTCGACTGTAATGGAGTCTCTCTTTAAAAGTGTAGTttgtaaactgtaaactgttGTCCAGGACCTCCAGCTGCATCTAACAGTTACTCTGCATTGTTGTGTAATGCTACAGACACCGATGGAGGATGGGAAGAGGGAGGCGGCTGTCAGTATGCTTCCAATCGTCCCTGAGGATAGCGACTCTGGACGCACCTACACCTGCAGGGTTCTTAACCCAGCTGCCCCTGCTGGACGACAGATATCGGTCACTATCAATGTCCAGCGTGAGTGTCCCGGCATCAGATTTCTtataaaaaacatcaaaatagtGCATGTTGTGTACAGTAATCTGTAAAACATATTTCATCCTGTCGCTCTGCTAAAAGGTGAATGCTACAAATAAGACGACACAATCCAAAGAAGACCTAACTCGTACATTCATGTCAGTAACATAAAGGTTTTCCTTCTCACAGACCCTCCTTCAGTGACTCTATCGGTCCAGCCTCAGACTGTGACTGAGGGAGCCAAGGTTCTCttcatctgctctgcctcagccaATCCTGAAATCACTGGATACAGGTATGCATCCTTGGTTTTAATCTCAGTTTTGTACTCTGATCCTGTCACCATGCACATAGAGCCAGCAGTCTAAGTGATGATACTGTACAATCACACAACTGTTAAGACATTATATGGTATGAACATGCCAACCAGAGTAAAGCTATCATCCAAGACAACAGCACACGTGTTCAGTAGATTCACTGGGTTCAAAAGGCTGCTTGATTGACAGCGTTTGATTGTGATTGGCACAAGCCATGAATCAGCTAATAGCCGCTTTGATACGCATGGCTAAGTACCTCCCCTGAACTAATGCGACTGTATAATGTGATTATTCATCTGTCCTAGGTGGTCAAAAGGAGGAGTTCCCATCTCTGAAGCAAATGGGGACAGCCTCGAGGTGACGGTGGACTACTCTTACTTCACAGACCCCGTCTCCTGTGAGGTGTCCAACTCTGTGGGCAGCACCAATGTCAGCACCCTGGTCGATGTCCAATGTGAGTTTGActtttgctgtgctgtgtgttttgacattttctcaaGGCGTGTGTTGTTTTGGAAGCTTATTGATTGTAACTGGCTGTCTGTGCTTCTTCAACCTAGTTGGCCCCAGACTGCTGTCGGAGCCTAAGCCAATGACGGTGGACACAGGGATGGATGCTGCCTTTACCTGTGCGTGGACTGGAAACCCTCCTCTCACCCTGGCCTGGACAAAGCAGGGCTCCAGCGTGGTAAGGCAACAAACACTAGTCACCACTTTATACTGGTGGTAAGGTGAAGCTTCGACGCCTTCCTTCCAGAGAGAAATATTCACACATGGCCTTCAGGCATAAATCCCTCACACTTCTCCCCCCACACATTCCTTTTCAGGCTGAATCTTCaacacctcctctctccatgCTCCCTGAGGGCTAAAGCCTCTGGCAGAAAACTGTCTGTCCACTGACAGATTCATAGAGCATCATCAGGGCACATGACATGCTGTCATAATAAGTTTAACTCAATCAATCactcagtcaatcagtcagtcaaccagTGAGCCAAGGTGTGGTTGAAACTAACAGAATGACAACAtatgctgcagctttaagagcAGCATCTCTGCCTCTTAAAAAGGCCCGACTGCACTTGAGTATCCATTTCCTCAAAGTCAATTTCGTAGGTGGAACAAATGGGACATTTCCACCTTCACTTTACATCATCCTGGTAAAAATCTTTTCAGCGCACACACGCCATCAGTGGGGACATCCCATAGGAGCCTCTCTCCCGGTGACTAATATAATTTCCGAGGCTATGCTGGAGAAAACACCCGCGGTAAAAAACGCTGCGGGAATGGCGTAAGCGATGCTGTCATCTCAGTGAGTGAACGCTTTCAGCCCCTCTGAGGGAGACGCGCAAGCATTTTTCTAATCCACCCACTGCCGCCACTGTCCCTCGCACAGCCACAAGTAATGGATTAATTGGGTTACTCCATAAGTgtgttgaaataaaaaaaaaatggagagagagagggggtagagagggtgggagggaggaggacggagTGGGGGTAAATGGATTAATCACAGCTTGATGGAATGACAGGATCAATGAGCTAAGGAGTGAGTGAGTGTAGCAGCTCCAAAGGCTAGGGCCCACTCACACCATAGTATGCTCTGTTCTGTCCCCACTGTTTAATTACTGGAGTGCTTAATGCCGTGATTAAAGCTCTTCACAATGAAATTAAACTCAAACCACCAGCATTTGTTACTATGGTCAGCCCACCTCTGTGCTGCCTCCACAATGAGTGGGCCACTGATGAAGGTCCCAGTCTCCTTTGTGTGCCGTTTCTCCCCACTGCCTTGCTCCCTTTcgctcgttctctctctctgtcacgcCTCTCACTTGTCTCTCTGGATTTCTCACTAGGTGCTCAGTAATGGTAACACCTTGCAGCTGAAGGCTGTTACCCAGGAGGATGCGGGAACGTacacctgcaaggccattgTGCCCCGGATTGGAGTTGCAGAAAGAGATGTCGCTCTTACTGTAAATGGTAAGTGGCTTCTTTTACATATCCCATGAAGGGTTgcttgtgtttgatgtgttgaACAAGTAGCTTCCAAGTCAATATGTGTGACAATTTGGTATTGGTCAGTATTTCAAtgtattctcttttttttttcatttctctgctctgctctctctgtctttcttcttcacACCAGGCCCACCTATCATCACAGCGGAGGCCACACAGCATGCCGTCAAGCACTCCAAGGGCAAGCTGGAGTGTCGGGTGGGAAGCAGCCCCCCGCCTGATAAGATTGTAAGTGAGACTCTTATTTGCGCTGTGCGTCATTCACTTATGTTTGGGAGCTTACATACTGTTTTTTCCTCTTAGCCACACCCACACGAGATGGATCACTGAACGCTGCTTTATCCCTGACCTCACCTTCACACCTTTGCACCAGCGCATCTCCACCTCACATGctaacaaacacatacacacacatattcacaacTATAATTGCGCAGACATTGACTGGAGAGGTAGTCGAGTTGGGGGAGCTGTGGGAGACTGGCTTCCTGCAGGTTTCAGCCAAAAGCGCATTCAATTAGCGGCCCGAGAGGCATCACTCGGCTGACCCTGTTGAACTGCTGAACGTACGCCGGGCTGAGAGAGGATAATTAGGgtgtgaggaggagtgagagacaggtgCCCTGCTGGCCCTGCGctagagacagcagaggagagcctTATTTCACAGTGCAGCTACCTAACCCTCCTTAGGCCTCACCTGTAGGGCAGACGTGGGAGGCAGCTTAAACATGAGCCCATGTGCTGTGTCAGCCTTGGAGCACCATAGAGGTCAGCggagagaaagcagagcagagagagaaactgatgTTCAGTAAGAGGCAGGCAGGGATCTAAGGATAAACAGCTGTGGAAGCCTCTGCTTTGCACGCCGGTGAGGAATGCTTCAGAGAAAAGTCACTTACTCCCTGTTGtttgttctcctgctcctctccccaGGTTTGGACCTTTGGAGACATGAGCCTGTCCTCTGGCTCCTCCGGTCGTTACTCTGTGCAGACAGTAACCAGCGACCACGGGGTCGTGTCGTCTCTGGTGCTGTCTGAGACTCTGGCACAGGATTTCCAGCTGCGCTACAACTGCACCGCTTGGAACCGCTTCGGCACCGGCACCGCCTTGGTCACGCTGAAGGAGCAAGGTACACACTGACAGGCGTAACAGTCCCTACCAGAGCCCTCTGCAGAAGTTATAGTGATGCTCTCAATCCTAGCTGTGAAGGGGGCCAGATTAGGTGAAAGCAGTGCTCCTGTCTTGTGCTTATCTTAATTATACTCTTCTAATCGATATGATTTAATCAGCAGATGGTTCCTTTAATGAATATGTTTGCCCCATAACATAGATATTGATTGGGGACAAAAGTCAATTAGAGGAAGTCACATGTGTTTGCGGTTGGACTCATATTCTCTATCACTGTCTCAGAGCCAAGTTCAGGCTGCAACCCACTGGAGTGATCTTAAAATGAGGCGTACTGCCACACTGATGCTAGTGGaagcttttgttgcagcagACACCAAAAAATACGGTCCTCACCAGTAATTTACATCAACGTAGCAGAGTGGGGTCTCCAGAGAAATGGGCAGCGGTATCTCCTGGAATCTCTAATTAGATTACTGTCTGTTGCTTCATTGCATGTCAGGCCTTGTTACCCTTCTTTCAGAGAGATTAGAGACAATAGCAAGGCTCTGGTTTGCTGGATTGCCCGCATGAGCATACGCGAGTCGCGAGCAGGTCAGAGCTTACTGCAGATGAATTTATATAGGCGCTGATGTTTCTGGGATTAGCAAGGCAAACAAATggatctctttctctcttcagctCTGATCTGCACGTTCTTGACACTGACACTCTGCTATTTCTCATTTcatccctccctttctcttgACAACTATCTACCCCCACCTCCTTCACCAcacttttcttccatttctgctCTTGTGACAGAAGCCCTGCCTATGCTGATAATTGTTGGTGGAGCAGTAGGTGGAGGCTGTGTCCTGCTCATCTGCGTCATCACTTTggtctccctctgctgcaggcACACAGGCAAAGGTGAGCTCAATGGTTAGTATGGGCAAGCGGGTCAACAGCCAGTTTTTCAGATTTAACAGACCATTTTCATTTGTGAGCTCAATTCTTGTGCCGTTTCACCATGTTTAAGCAGAATTCTTCTGCCTCGTAACATCTAATAAAGCTCCTCTTATTTTTAATCCCCATAGGTAAAAGGTGCACTCGTCTTTCCAAAAGTGACATCAGAGTTCAGATTGTTCACAGTGATCACAACGCTACACGTggcaatgatgatgaagaggatgtcAAAGAGCCTATGGTAAATCTCTTTGTTCACCCTCTGTGCATGCCAGTTGCTATGTTGAAGGTTAGGGAAAATTCACATTAACACTGTAATGTAATagtcagatttgttttgttcttaCTCAAGAGAGGTTTTTGTTCATCCTAGTAATTCTTCAGAAATGCTTGGTCTTCCCTCAGGCTCCAAACAGCAGCGAGTCTCCTGGGACATCGCGCACAGAACACAGCGACCtcctggaagaggaggaggacgagagaTCGGACATGAAGGTAAAACTGAAAATCCTTGAAGAAACACTCTAAAAATAGCTAGAATGCATTATTTTCAACCATTATACATAATATTGAACTATGCAAAGTTCATGATTAattgtctctctccatctcataGGATCCTACCAATGGCTACTACAATGTCCGTGGCCACGAAGACCGCCATATCCGAAGCAGTGGATTCTCTGAATATGTGCCCAACTCCCGGCCAGTCTACACTCCATCGCAGCTGCCCTCCCCCAGCCCCATGTACGGTCAGCACGGCACTCAGCCCCGGATCTATGACTTCTCCCAACGATACGCAACCACCACAGCGGGCAGAACCGCTTACGAACAGCAGCAAGCTGCCCAGCAGCAGCCCGCCCAGCCAGCCAGCATTTATCCCACTGATCCGGTCTACAGTGGCTCTGCTTACCTACCCGCTACCTACGGTCGCGCCTTCACCAGCTACGTTAAGCCTGCTTCCTATGAGAAGGTGGATGCGTATGACCAATCAGATCAGGCCAGCAAGGTGTCCAGCTCATCTCGCTTCTCTTATGCCTCCTCACAAGTGTCCTCCCAGCAGTCTGACTATGGCCGGCCCTCACAACGTATGCAGACGCATGTTTGATTGGACccaaaaaaaaatggaaaacagaagaATACAGGAGCAGTGAGTAGATAACCATTGTCACCTCCACATACATGTGTGGCTGGACTAACACGAACAGAGACTTTCTTTACTTGGACGGTCCTTCAAGGACATGTTTGGACAGCATTTGGAGGGAGTCATGTGATTTTGGTCATGGAATAACCAACCTTTATTTGTTGTGATGGTTTGAGGGGTCTACAAGAATGCTAACTGTGGAGCTCCTGAGCTGGAGCATTCAGCGGATTGTGATGTTCAAGTCAAAGTTATGATTACAGTGTGATACCTCACCAGGTTATCTCTACATGATGACCACCCAAACCTGTGGAGATATTCTGTCAGCGCAAGGGCCAActagaaaataaatacatctcCTGATTTTGGGTGGCCAAAATGACTGGGGTAGCTGTTTACCTGCCTTCCAGAGTTTACTTTGTGTCAACACTAAATGTCAAACATGAGCTCTAAAATACTTTGAAAGACAATATGACAAGCTAAGAcatatttgaggaaaaaaaaaaaaacgctaaGAACAACCTattgttgtctgtcatttggtgttttgttgGCATGCGAAAGGAATTCTAAGCACATTTGTGTCTCTATCATCAACAAAAGACTGCGCTAtccagagacagacatgaactTCTGCACAACAGGCTAGCTCTACTGACCAACAAGTGCTACAGGCACTGTACTGTATGAAGAGTCTAATCAGCGGTGGAATACTTCTGGCCTGAGCTGTATTCCTGGAGTTTCTTCTGATAATAACCCTAAAATGTTGGACTTAGCAGTGTTGCTTACTAGATAAAAGACGGAGGTATGAAGAGAATGTGTATTTCAGCCTTCATTGTAATGGGGGACTATATGTTAACTGTGTGTTATACCAAGATGGACAAGGCAAGGCCATCAAAACCCAAAGAAGGTGATAATTTTATGGGGGTAAAGTGGGGGATGAGGCTGAATACCACCTGCCTACCCTGGTACTGTTTTCTGATTGTAAAGTGAAGAGTAGGCTGTTACAGAACAATCAAAAGTGGTGGTTTGGAATGGTGGCAATCTTGAACTTGAAATAAACTTGAATGCAGCGTCAACTTCAGCAGGCTCAGGCGGGGAACGACAGTCCTAATGCGGACCATACGCTCAAGTTTTACAACTCAATCAAATTGTCTCAATATGTTTACAAGAAACAGTACTACCCTGAAACACTAAGTATCTGTACAAATGGCTGAGCCCATACTTTCTCTCTGTTGCATGCAAATGATGTGTCTAGTGAAAATCTTCAGCGTTTATATTCATGTCCATTTCATGTTTGAGACATTGGTTTCTTCACCTGGCCCAGTTGCATTCCAGTACCTGGATGTTTCAGTATGGACGCCTGTACTGCCATCTGTCTAAAAAGCTGTTACCAGGCAGCCTGACGAGAGAACAAATGCCACTTAAAGTGAGGAGGCAAACATCATCgcttgtctttatttttatattttatataagCCTTAATGTACAGCGTGTATGCTGCTCTATTGTAAAGTATctttatatacatatgtatCTATCTTGGTTGATTTATTTGGGTCCACAGATTTTCTCGTCTAAGTTGTTCATCAATCACTGAATGCAGTTACTATGCTTCTTCTGGAACACGACTAATTGCCATTCGTTTGTTCATTCTTTTAATAATGTATTAAGAATTTTATTTGCTAAAAATGAGCTATCGTTGCTTGTACCTTTGTacacatatttatatttaaataaaaccaTTTCTGATAAAGAACTGGCTGGTGTGAATCCTGAGAGTTAATCAGCCTGGTGAGTAGCTTCACTGGGCATGGGGAGCAGCGACAAACAAAGCTTTCCATGTAGTAACAATGATGAATACATAAATTAGCAGCACTGTCTATGTTGATTTTCCTATTCCCCCAGTGGTGCGCTGCTTTTAATGAAGACAGATGAGATAGTAGAACCCCCGCTGTATGTGTATCCACCTCCCGAAGTCGACATGCCCGTCTCGTAGGGTAAT
Encoded here:
- the kirrel3l gene encoding kirre like nephrin family adhesion molecule 3, like isoform X2; this translates as MTALYLIFCLMVTAATQAAYFSQQPQDQVVVSGQSVTLPCVIVGYRGMVQWTKDGLALGGERDLPGWTRYSLMGDPLSGEHSLLIDSAELADDAVYECQATQAALRSHRAKLTVLVPPSDPVVEGGPVVRLKAHTPHNLTCKASGAKPAAEITWYRDGEVMESAIYSKTPMEDGKREAAVSMLPIVPEDSDSGRTYTCRVLNPAAPAGRQISVTINVQHPPSVTLSVQPQTVTEGAKVLFICSASANPEITGYRWSKGGVPISEANGDSLEVTVDYSYFTDPVSCEVSNSVGSTNVSTLVDVQFGPRLLSEPKPMTVDTGMDAAFTCAWTGNPPLTLAWTKQGSSVVLSNGNTLQLKAVTQEDAGTYTCKAIVPRIGVAERDVALTVNGPPIITAEATQHAVKHSKGKLECRVGSSPPPDKIVWTFGDMSLSSGSSGRYSVQTVTSDHGVVSSLVLSETLAQDFQLRYNCTAWNRFGTGTALVTLKEQEALPMLIIVGGAVGGGCVLLICVITLVSLCCRHTGKGKRCTRLSKSDIRVQIVHSDHNATRGNDDEEDVKEPMAPNSSESPGTSRTEHSDLLEEEEDERSDMKDPTNGYYNVRGHEDRHIRSSGFSEYVPNSRPVYTPSQLPSPSPMYGQHGTQPRIYDFSQRYATTTAGRTAYEQQQAAQQQPAQPASIYPTDPVYSGSAYLPATYGRAFTSYVKPASYEKVDAYDQSDQASKVSSSSRFSYASSQVSSQQSDYGRPSQRMQTHV
- the kirrel3l gene encoding kirre like nephrin family adhesion molecule 3, like isoform X1; this translates as MTALYLIFCLMVTAATQAAYFSQQPQDQVVVSGQSVTLPCVIVGYRGMVQWTKDGLALGGERDLPGWTRYSLMGDPLSGEHSLLIDSAELADDAVYECQATQAALRSHRAKLTVLVPPSDPVVEGGPVVRLKAHTPHNLTCKASGAKPAAEITWYRDGEVMESAIYSKTPMEDGKREAAVSMLPIVPEDSDSGRTYTCRVLNPAAPAGRQISVTINVQHPPSVTLSVQPQTVTEGAKVLFICSASANPEITGYRWSKGGVPISEANGDSLEVTVDYSYFTDPVSCEVSNSVGSTNVSTLVDVQFGPRLLSEPKPMTVDTGMDAAFTCAWTGNPPLTLAWTKQGSSVVLSNGNTLQLKAVTQEDAGTYTCKAIVPRIGVAERDVALTVNGPPIITAEATQHAVKHSKGKLECRVGSSPPPDKIVWTFGDMSLSSGSSGRYSVQTVTSDHGVVSSLVLSETLAQDFQLRYNCTAWNRFGTGTALVTLKEQEALPMLIIVGGAVGGGCVLLICVITLVSLCCRHTGKGELNGKRCTRLSKSDIRVQIVHSDHNATRGNDDEEDVKEPMAPNSSESPGTSRTEHSDLLEEEEDERSDMKDPTNGYYNVRGHEDRHIRSSGFSEYVPNSRPVYTPSQLPSPSPMYGQHGTQPRIYDFSQRYATTTAGRTAYEQQQAAQQQPAQPASIYPTDPVYSGSAYLPATYGRAFTSYVKPASYEKVDAYDQSDQASKVSSSSRFSYASSQVSSQQSDYGRPSQRMQTHV